GTTGGTATTGCTGCATTCCAATCTTTTTTATCTAACTGAATTTGAGATAAGCGCAATAAGGCTTCTTCTGAAAATTCGCTTTGAGATTTACTGACTACATAAGCATAATGTGGCTCTGCATTAGATTTTAAATCTTTTTTAAAGTACAATTGTGCTAAATAAAAATGAGCTTGAGTAGCATGTAATCCATTAGAAAACTGATTTAAATACCCATTAAATTGCTTTATGGCATCATTTACGTTTTCGTCTAAATATTGTTTTTCTGCTGCTTGATACGTTGCGTTGTCTAAATCTGCGTCTGTAACCTCTACAAAATCTAAAGTTCTAACCCAAGCTGCATACTCATCCACTTTACCTAAATCTATATAAATTAGTCTAGCTGTTGCTACCGCTTGATTAGCTTCTGGTGTACTTGGATAGTCCTTGGCAACGGACTTAAAGGTTGATAATGCTTGTTGGTTTTGACTCGCGTTATAATAGACTAAACCTTGACGTAACTGAGCCTTGCTTGTAAAAGGACTTGTACTATATTCTTTTTTTAACTGACTATAAATTGCAATTGCTTTAGCATCTTTACCTGCTTTTACGTAGCTATTACCTAAAGCATACATAGCATCATCACGTAATTTTGATGTTGGGTATTTTGCAATAAATTGTTCTAATTGATTTGTTTGATCACCTTCTTGACCAATGTAACCGTAGCTCATCGCTTTTTGAAAATACGCATAGTCATTTTCAATTTTACCTACTTGCATCGCTTTTTCATAAGCTGTTATAGCTTCAGTATAACGACTAGACACAAAATAACCATCTGCTAAACGTAAATACGCATCGTTTAACCTAACTTTATCCGATTGATTTTTCTGAATAAATTGATTAAAAAACACTGTTGATTGATCGTAGTTTTTTTGCTTAAAATACGTGTAAGCTATATTATAATCTAAATTTTCAAATTCCTTTGTTGACGAAGCTTCACCTTGTTGTTTAAATTGTTTAAATCCAATTAAGGCATCTTCGTAGTTGGTTAGATTATAATCTGTTTCGGCTTTCCAAAATGTTGCTCTTGCAGTAAATTTTTGATTTTGTTGTTCTTTCAAAGATTTATCAAAAAGGGTTTCTGCCTCTTGGTATTTACTTTCGTTATACAATTCTAAACCTCTATAAAACGCTACTTTTTGTAACGCAACTTTACTTTCAAAACTATTTTTATTTTTCAATAACTCTAAAGCTTCCTTGTAGTTTTTAGAGGTAATGTACGAGTCTATTAATAATACCTCTACCTCATCTTTATATTGTGTGTCTGGATATTTATCTAAATAACCTGTTAGTATTTGAGGTACCGATTGATAAGCGTTACCAATTTCGTAACTTATTTTAGCGTAGTTTAACCAGGCGTCTTCTTGGATTTTTAAATCGTAATCCATTTGAGAGGCGTTTCTAAAAGCATTTAACGCTTCTTGTTTTTTGCCTACATTAACATAGCTTTCTCCTAAATGATAGTAAGCATTTTGAGCTACGCTATTATCTGCACTTACAATTTTGTTAAATTCTGAAATGGCTTTATCATAATCCTTTTGCTTGTAGTAAGCGTAACCTAATTGGTAATAATCTGTATTACTCCATTTTCCTTTTTTACCTTTATATTGGGTTAGGTATGGAATAGCTTCGTCATATTTTTTTAAGTTGAAATAACTTTCACCTATAATTTTATTTAATTCTGAAACTTCGTCTCTATCACTAGTTTCTAGTTTAGATTTAGCAAGGTCTATTGCTTTATCAAATTTTCCTAATTTAAAGTTTAAATCAGCCTGATAGTAACTTAGTTTTTCTTTATATTTTTCTTCTTGACCAACTTGCTCAAAATACTTATTAGCTCCATCATAATCATCACCTTCATAGGACATAAAACCTAAATAATATTTAGCCTGAGAACCATATTTTTGAGAGGTCTCTACACGTGTTAAATACTTTTTAGCATCTTTATAGTTTTTAGTTGTAAATGAAGCATAACCATTATTAAAGTTATAAGATTCCTTATCTGCTTTGGACAGTCCATTCTCGTCTACTTTTGCATACCACTTTTGAGCATAGGCGTATTTACCATTAGCAAAGTAATATTCTGCAACATCTAAAAATGCTGTATTTTTTTTTGTACTGGTTGGATAATCTTCTACAAAACGCTCCATTAAAACGTCTGCATTTTGCTGATTTAATCTTATGGCTGCATTTGCAATATAAAACGCGCAATTGCTTTTTACGTTTTGGTCATTGGTCTCTTTTTTAATCTGACTAAACAAATTTTGAGAAGCTAAATATTGCTGACTGTTATAAAGCTGTAACGCTTTTTGATAATCGCCTAGACTATTGGTATAAACTGCAGTTTCTTGTCCAAGTAACTGGAAACAAAAGACTATGGTAATGAAAAATGTAAGCTGTTTTTTTACTAACATTGATACTATTTTTAAATTCAAAATCAAAGATAAATTAATCTATATCTCTAACGATAGATTTAACTAATAATTATAAACCGATTTATATATTATCAAAAAAAGGTAGATTTAATTATTCTATATTTACAGTCTTATTTAAAACAATCCCATAAATGTCTATTAAGAATAAATTACAACATTTAATAACTAATCATGCAGGACTTTTAGTTGTTATTTATGCTGTAGTTATTCGTTTTATTTTTGTTGTTTTATATAATACAGTAACCCTATTTCCTGACTCTGAAGATTATATTAATTTATCAAAAACTGTTTTTGATTTAACTGGTTATGACGGAAAAAGAACACCTGGACTACCAGTAATTATCAATCTACTTGGATATAATTTAACTTGGGTTGTAGGTTTCCAATTAATTTTAGGTGTAATGACAACCTATTTTACATATAGTATTACTAGTGTCCTTAGTAAGGATAAAGCAATTGGCTTTTGGACTGCCATTATATTTACATCTTTTGCTAACGTTGTACTATTTGATTTTGCTATACTTACGGAAACATTAACTACTTTTTTATTAATCTTTAGTATATGGCTAATAGTCTATTGCAGATTATTTGAGAGCAAAACCAAATGGTACTTTTACTTTTTATTATCGTTAATACTAACCTGGTTATATCTTACAAGACCTTTTTTTATATATGTTCCTGTAGGTTTTGCTATGTTTTTTATTGTAGCATCTTTTAAAATTAATTTAAAATCGGTTATTTTAAAAAGCACAATCGTTTTAAGCTTGCCACTATTGACCTATTATATGTGGAACAATCATAATAAAAAAACCATTGGACACTTTACAAATACTACATATTTTGGAATTAATTTAACACAAACAGCAACTCCTTTTTTTGAACTAGCAAAGGACGAACATGCCCAAATAAGAGATATTATAGTTAGACATCGAGATTCTATACTTATACATAATCCAAAACTTGAAGCTATGAGTGTTTGGGACGCACAAATTGAGTTATTACAAGTAACAAATTTATCTCAAAAGGACCTGTATTTTAAATTAGGAGATATCTCTAAACAGCTTATAAAAGACAACCCACTACTTTATCTAAAACAAGCAGGTAAATCTTGGCTACTTTTTTGGGGTAATCAAAGTAGTTTTTATTGGAATATTGAAAAGATAAACAATGTTTATTTTAAGCAAGGCACGTTGATAGTGTGGATTTACATACAACGCTATGCCTTAATAATATTTAATGTCTTATTTCTAATATTTGCTTTCAAAAAAATAATCCTTTTTTTAAAAAACAAAATGCGCACTTACGACCCTGACCTTTTTATAGTTTGTATAATCGTTTCAGGATCCTTAGCACAAGCATTAATTGCCTACGGAAACAATAGTAGATTTTGTTTTCCATTTTTCCCATTAATTGTTTACTTTGTCATCAATAATATTTGGTCTTACAAAGACGTTATTACTTCAAAAAAATAAACCTTTTTATGTCAAACGCTGTCTTAGAATTAAAAAACGCCTCTATTTTTCAGGGTGAAAGTCTAATCCTTTCTGAAGTTAATTTAGAAGTTAAAAAAGGAGAGTTTGTTTATCTAATTGGTAAAACAGGTTCTGGTAAAAGTAGTTTTATGAAAACCTTATATGGTGATTTAAAATTATCACAAGGTGAAGGACATATTGTTGAGTTTGACTTACCGTCTTTAAAGGAAAAAGACATTCCGTTTTTACGAAGAAAACTAGGTATTGTTTTCCAAGATTTTAAATTATTGACTGACCGTACCATTAATGACAATTTACTATTTGTACTAAAAGCAACAGGTTGGAAGGATAAAACTAAAATGAATGAGCGTGTCGCTTCTGTTTTAGACAAAGTTGACATGAAAACTAAAGGTTTTAAATTTCCGCATGAATTGTCTGGAGGAGAGCAACAACGTATTGCAATTGCACGTGCGTTGCTAAATGATCCTGAATTAATTTTAGCAGATGAGCCTACTGGTAATCTTGACCCACAAACTAGTATTGAGGTCATGGAAGTATTACAAGACATTAATAAAAATGGTAACACAATCTTAATGGCTACTCATGATTATGCTTTACTTTTAAAATACCCAAGTAAAACATTAAAATGTGACGATAACAGAATTTTTGAAGTGGTACAGCGTAAGACTACTGTATAATTTGGTTTAAAATTACTGTACATTTTTTAGCACCTTTAACATTAAGGTGATTAGCATCAAAAAAATCTGAATCATCAAATCGGTTATCTTCAAACAAGTTGATATACGTTGTATTACTATTACCTAATGCTAAAGCATCTGCTGTATCGTAAATTTTAGCTACTTTTTTAGAATTTACTAAATTTACATATCTATAATTAACTGGTAAACTTACTAAATACACGTTAATATCTCTAGACTGACATTGCTTGATAATTTCTTGGATCCTTTTGGTGTTTTGAGTAAAATCTAACAATCCATCTTCATGGTTTATAGTAACCCGTTTGGCAAAACCATCTAAATCTTTAGTACTATTTTCAACTAAATTAGTTGTAATAAATCCATGAGTATCACTAGTTACTAAAGTACCGTTTTTAAAATAATCTCTGACATATTTAATAGTTTTGGATAGTTTGTGTACTAATGCAAGACTATGTTGTTTTAAATCATATTTAGAGATCAAAGGAATGGTTAATCCCATGTGGTTTTTATAAAAATACTTTCGCCATTTTAAGTCTAACTTATCATCTACCTCACTTAGCGTTGTATAAGCAACAGTTAAAATAATGTTTTTTAGTTTAGGAAAACTATCCACATGTTTTTCAAACAATAACTTATCAAAATATATAGATTGGCTAACATTAGAAATATTAAAGGTTGGTCTGTCAAAACCTTTAGGATCTATTCCATAAAAAGCATGAGAATCCCCAAAAACTAGTGTTTCTATATTACCATATTGCGTTTGTATTTGCTTGTTTTTGTATGAATAATTATTTGGAACATACCTATAAAAACATTCTATAGCAATAAAAACTAAGAGTAATGGAATGGTAAAAAGTAATGCGTTTTTAAAAAAAGAATTCATTAATTAAATAATAATATCATTTGTAAATATATCACTTTGAAAATTATCAACTTGTCTATTTATAAATCTATATTAATGCTTAGATTTGAAAAACTGCTACAGCATATTAAAACTGTAGGTCCATAACAAACCAAATAACCAAAATTTAATAATTATAATGTCTTTTTTTTCTGTAATTATACCGCTTTATAACAAGGAAAAATATGTTTTAAAAACTATTACATCTGTTTTACAACAAAGTTTTCAAAATTTTGATATTGTAATAGTC
The genomic region above belongs to Olleya sp. Hel_I_94 and contains:
- a CDS encoding tetratricopeptide repeat protein; its protein translation is MLVKKQLTFFITIVFCFQLLGQETAVYTNSLGDYQKALQLYNSQQYLASQNLFSQIKKETNDQNVKSNCAFYIANAAIRLNQQNADVLMERFVEDYPTSTKKNTAFLDVAEYYFANGKYAYAQKWYAKVDENGLSKADKESYNFNNGYASFTTKNYKDAKKYLTRVETSQKYGSQAKYYLGFMSYEGDDYDGANKYFEQVGQEEKYKEKLSYYQADLNFKLGKFDKAIDLAKSKLETSDRDEVSELNKIIGESYFNLKKYDEAIPYLTQYKGKKGKWSNTDYYQLGYAYYKQKDYDKAISEFNKIVSADNSVAQNAYYHLGESYVNVGKKQEALNAFRNASQMDYDLKIQEDAWLNYAKISYEIGNAYQSVPQILTGYLDKYPDTQYKDEVEVLLIDSYITSKNYKEALELLKNKNSFESKVALQKVAFYRGLELYNESKYQEAETLFDKSLKEQQNQKFTARATFWKAETDYNLTNYEDALIGFKQFKQQGEASSTKEFENLDYNIAYTYFKQKNYDQSTVFFNQFIQKNQSDKVRLNDAYLRLADGYFVSSRYTEAITAYEKAMQVGKIENDYAYFQKAMSYGYIGQEGDQTNQLEQFIAKYPTSKLRDDAMYALGNSYVKAGKDAKAIAIYSQLKKEYSTSPFTSKAQLRQGLVYYNASQNQQALSTFKSVAKDYPSTPEANQAVATARLIYIDLGKVDEYAAWVRTLDFVEVTDADLDNATYQAAEKQYLDENVNDAIKQFNGYLNQFSNGLHATQAHFYLAQLYFKKDLKSNAEPHYAYVVSKSQSEFSEEALLRLSQIQLDKKDWNAAIPTLKRLEAEANFPQNSLFAQSNLMQSNYQLNNYNQAVAYAEKVLGNGNLDNKIRSDAHVIIARSAIKTNDAAKARTAYAQVETFATGETAAEALYYNAYFKNKDGLYAESNQVTQRLAKDYSGYKYYGAKGLVVMAKNFYALGDAFQATYILESVIKNFSNFEDVKTEAQTELNKIKTEEAKTNSSVISED
- a CDS encoding cell division ATP-binding protein FtsE; translation: MSNAVLELKNASIFQGESLILSEVNLEVKKGEFVYLIGKTGSGKSSFMKTLYGDLKLSQGEGHIVEFDLPSLKEKDIPFLRRKLGIVFQDFKLLTDRTINDNLLFVLKATGWKDKTKMNERVASVLDKVDMKTKGFKFPHELSGGEQQRIAIARALLNDPELILADEPTGNLDPQTSIEVMEVLQDINKNGNTILMATHDYALLLKYPSKTLKCDDNRIFEVVQRKTTV